The Paenibacillus sophorae genome has a segment encoding these proteins:
- the rnz gene encoding ribonuclease Z, whose protein sequence is MEIYFLGTNAGIPTVQRNVTSVVLRLLEERRSFWMFDCGEGTQHQILRSPLRLGKLEKLFITHLHGDHLFGLPGLISSRGYQGGTAPLSVYGPPGLKAFLDISLSVSQSRIPYKLEVVEHNGGLLFEDEHFKVESALLEHRIDSYGYRVTEKDRPGSLNIELLKGYGLRPGPLYGVLKSGMDVTTEQGITIAAADVLSEPKRGRIVTVLGDTRPCDNSIPLAREADLLIHEATFAHELAKMAREYHHSTTVQAAEIAKEAKARQLILTHFSSRYSSLEELGPLLEEARAIFPDTQLAEEFRLFPVERKKGN, encoded by the coding sequence ATGGAGATTTATTTTTTGGGCACCAACGCGGGGATCCCCACTGTGCAGCGAAATGTAACCTCAGTCGTCCTGCGGCTGCTTGAGGAGCGCCGAAGCTTCTGGATGTTCGACTGCGGAGAGGGAACACAGCATCAGATTCTCCGTTCGCCGCTGCGGCTTGGCAAGCTGGAGAAGCTGTTCATAACCCACCTTCACGGCGATCATCTCTTTGGACTCCCCGGGCTGATCAGCAGCAGGGGATATCAGGGAGGGACCGCCCCTCTAAGCGTATACGGTCCGCCGGGACTCAAGGCTTTTCTGGATATTTCACTGTCCGTCAGCCAATCGCGGATTCCCTACAAGCTTGAAGTGGTCGAGCATAATGGCGGGCTTCTTTTTGAGGATGAGCATTTCAAGGTGGAATCGGCACTTCTGGAGCACCGGATTGACAGCTATGGCTACCGTGTCACGGAGAAGGACCGTCCCGGCAGTCTTAACATCGAGCTTCTCAAGGGTTACGGTCTTAGGCCGGGGCCTCTATACGGTGTGCTGAAGAGCGGCATGGATGTGACCACGGAACAGGGAATAACGATTGCCGCCGCCGACGTTCTCAGCGAACCAAAACGCGGCAGGATCGTAACCGTTCTTGGAGACACCAGACCCTGCGATAATTCCATTCCGCTCGCGAGAGAAGCCGATTTGCTGATCCATGAAGCAACCTTTGCCCATGAGCTGGCCAAAATGGCCCGGGAATACCATCACAGTACGACGGTTCAAGCGGCTGAAATCGCGAAGGAGGCAAAGGCCCGTCAACTGATTCTTACGCATTTCAGCTCAAGATACAGCTCATTGGAAGAGCTTGGTCCGCTGCTGGAAGAGGCGCGCGCCATATTCCCGGACACGCAGCTGGCCGAGGAATTTCGGCTGTTTCCGGTGGAGCGAAAGAAGGGAAATTAA
- the metH gene encoding methionine synthase codes for MAKPTLAEALEQRILIFDGAMGTMIQQVPLTGEDFGGDELEGCNEMLVLTRPEVIRNIHEAYLEAGADLIETNTFGATSVVLADYDIPQRAREINLVAAAIAREAVDKYDSPDRPRYVVGAMGPTTKTLSVTGGLTFSQLTESYEEQAIALIEGGVDALLLETSQDTLNVKAGSIGIRNAFEKTGVTLPIMISGTIEPMGTTLAGQNIEAFYISLEHLKPISVGLNCATGPEFMRDHIRSLSAIASTAVSCYPNAGLPDENGSYHESPESLARKVAAFAEKGWLNIAGGCCGTTPAHIRAMADMLAEYPPRPLHGSHSPALSGIEPVYIEQDNRPYMIGERTNVLGSRKFKRLIVEGKYEEASEIARAQVKSGAQVVDVCVQDPDRDEAEDMQQFLELVVKKVKVPLMIDTTDPKVIDLALQYSQGKAIINSINLEDGEEKFEHVTPLIHKYGAAVVVGTIDESGQAIKSEDKLAVAKRSYDLLVNKYGLAPEDLIFDTLVFPVGTGDEQYIGSAKETIDGIRLIKEALPGVHTVLGISNVSFGLPEAGREVLNSVFLYECTKAGLDYAIVNTEKVERYASIPEEERRLAEELIYNTNDKTLADFVAAFRGKKVEKKEKISNLTLEERLASYVVEGSKEGLIPDLDEALNKYGALEIINGPLMSGMSEVGRLFNNNELIVAEVLQSAEVMKASVAHLEQFMEKNETSVKGKILLATVKGDVHDIGKNLVEIILSNNGYQIINLGIKVPPETIIEAFRREKADAIGLSGLLVKSAQQMVLTAQDLRTAGIDVPIMVGGAALTRKFTKTRIRPEYDGLVLYAKDAMDGLDLANKLMNPQERAKMAEEMREENEAAAAAPPKQELPQLTRAVRSNISQDAPVYIPPDLERHVLRNYPLGHVIPYVNMQMLLGHHLGLRGSVEAQLAAGEPRAVELKETVDGLLLEATVNGTIRPHAMYRFFPAQSRGNDILIYDPQDTGKVLHTFTFPRQQVEPYLCLSDFLKPVDSGIMDYVGFLVVTAGQGIREQSEELKNKGDYLRSHALQALALEIAEGLAERVHHMMRDTWGFPDPADMTMKQRHGARYQGIRVSFGYPACPDLEDQGPLFKLMSPEDIGVQLTEGFMMEPEASVSAMVFAHPEAQYFNVEKA; via the coding sequence GTGGCTAAACCTACACTTGCAGAGGCGCTGGAGCAGCGCATTCTGATTTTTGACGGTGCCATGGGCACTATGATACAGCAGGTTCCTCTGACCGGGGAGGATTTTGGCGGGGATGAGCTTGAGGGCTGCAACGAGATGCTCGTGCTGACCAGACCCGAAGTTATTCGAAATATTCATGAAGCTTACCTGGAAGCCGGAGCCGATCTGATTGAAACGAACACGTTCGGGGCGACCTCGGTCGTGCTTGCGGATTATGATATTCCTCAAAGAGCGCGCGAAATCAACCTCGTCGCAGCGGCGATCGCCAGGGAAGCTGTCGATAAGTACGATTCCCCGGACCGTCCGCGTTATGTGGTGGGCGCAATGGGGCCGACCACCAAGACGCTGTCCGTTACGGGCGGATTAACGTTCAGCCAACTGACGGAAAGCTATGAGGAGCAGGCGATTGCCCTGATCGAAGGCGGCGTGGATGCCCTGCTGCTCGAAACATCACAGGATACCCTGAATGTAAAAGCTGGCAGCATCGGCATCCGAAACGCTTTTGAGAAGACCGGAGTCACCCTCCCGATTATGATATCAGGCACGATTGAGCCGATGGGCACGACGCTGGCCGGTCAGAATATTGAGGCCTTCTATATCTCTTTGGAGCATTTGAAGCCAATCTCAGTCGGTCTTAACTGTGCGACCGGACCGGAATTCATGCGCGACCATATCCGTTCTTTGTCCGCGATAGCCAGCACGGCGGTCAGTTGCTATCCGAATGCGGGTCTGCCGGATGAGAACGGCAGCTACCATGAGTCGCCGGAGTCGCTGGCCCGCAAGGTCGCAGCTTTCGCTGAGAAGGGCTGGCTCAACATTGCTGGCGGCTGCTGCGGCACGACGCCGGCGCATATCCGGGCGATGGCAGATATGCTGGCGGAATATCCGCCACGTCCTCTGCACGGAAGCCATTCCCCGGCATTGTCCGGTATTGAGCCCGTGTACATTGAACAAGATAACCGGCCGTATATGATTGGCGAGCGGACCAACGTACTCGGCTCGCGCAAATTCAAGCGGCTCATTGTCGAAGGCAAGTACGAAGAGGCCTCGGAAATTGCGCGCGCCCAGGTGAAGAGCGGAGCGCAGGTCGTGGATGTATGCGTTCAGGACCCCGATCGTGATGAAGCGGAGGATATGCAACAATTCCTGGAGTTGGTCGTGAAGAAGGTCAAGGTGCCGCTTATGATCGATACGACCGATCCGAAGGTGATTGACCTGGCTTTGCAGTACAGCCAGGGAAAAGCGATCATTAACTCCATTAATCTTGAAGATGGTGAAGAAAAATTCGAGCACGTCACTCCGCTCATTCACAAATACGGCGCGGCGGTTGTCGTCGGAACCATCGACGAGAGCGGCCAGGCAATCAAGTCGGAGGACAAGCTCGCGGTTGCCAAGCGTTCCTATGATCTTTTGGTGAACAAGTATGGCTTGGCGCCCGAGGACTTGATATTCGATACGCTGGTATTTCCTGTTGGAACCGGGGATGAACAGTATATCGGCTCGGCCAAGGAGACGATCGACGGTATCCGCCTTATAAAGGAAGCTCTGCCAGGCGTTCATACCGTGCTTGGAATCAGCAACGTGTCGTTCGGGCTGCCGGAGGCGGGCCGGGAGGTGCTGAATTCGGTCTTCCTCTACGAGTGCACGAAGGCGGGGCTGGATTACGCGATCGTCAATACGGAGAAGGTGGAGCGGTACGCTTCGATTCCTGAGGAAGAGCGCCGCTTGGCCGAAGAACTCATTTACAACACCAATGATAAGACGCTTGCCGATTTTGTCGCCGCTTTCCGTGGCAAGAAGGTCGAGAAGAAAGAGAAAATTTCCAATCTGACGCTGGAAGAGCGCCTGGCTTCCTATGTGGTCGAGGGTAGCAAAGAGGGGCTGATTCCCGATCTTGACGAGGCGCTGAACAAATATGGCGCGCTTGAGATTATTAACGGACCGCTCATGAGCGGGATGTCCGAGGTCGGACGGCTGTTCAACAATAATGAACTCATCGTGGCGGAGGTGCTGCAAAGCGCTGAAGTGATGAAGGCGTCTGTGGCCCATCTGGAGCAGTTCATGGAGAAGAACGAGACCTCGGTCAAGGGCAAGATTCTGCTCGCCACCGTCAAGGGAGATGTGCATGATATTGGCAAAAACCTGGTCGAGATCATCCTTTCCAACAATGGTTATCAAATCATCAACTTGGGTATAAAAGTACCTCCAGAGACGATCATCGAAGCGTTTCGCCGGGAAAAAGCCGATGCCATCGGCCTGTCCGGGCTACTCGTTAAATCGGCACAGCAGATGGTCCTGACAGCGCAGGATTTGCGCACGGCGGGCATTGACGTGCCGATTATGGTCGGCGGCGCAGCTCTGACCCGGAAGTTCACCAAGACGCGTATACGTCCGGAATACGACGGACTTGTGCTGTACGCCAAAGATGCCATGGATGGTCTTGATCTTGCCAACAAGCTGATGAATCCGCAGGAACGGGCCAAGATGGCCGAGGAAATGCGGGAGGAGAACGAGGCCGCTGCGGCTGCTCCGCCGAAGCAGGAGCTTCCCCAGCTTACGAGAGCGGTACGCTCGAATATTTCGCAGGATGCGCCGGTCTATATCCCGCCGGACCTGGAGCGGCATGTGCTCCGCAATTATCCGCTCGGCCATGTCATTCCTTATGTGAACATGCAAATGCTGCTTGGGCATCATTTGGGGCTTAGAGGATCGGTCGAAGCGCAGCTGGCCGCTGGCGAGCCTCGGGCAGTCGAATTGAAAGAGACGGTGGACGGGCTGCTGCTTGAAGCGACGGTGAACGGAACAATCAGACCGCATGCGATGTACCGCTTCTTCCCGGCTCAATCAAGAGGCAACGATATCCTGATCTACGATCCGCAGGACACAGGGAAGGTACTGCACACCTTTACTTTTCCACGCCAGCAGGTTGAGCCTTATCTCTGCCTGTCCGACTTTTTGAAGCCGGTGGACAGCGGAATTATGGATTATGTTGGTTTCCTCGTGGTGACGGCGGGACAAGGAATCCGGGAACAGTCCGAGGAACTGAAGAATAAGGGCGACTATCTTCGCTCCCATGCGCTGCAGGCGCTTGCTCTTGAGATCGCGGAAGGGCTGGCCGAACGTGTCCATCATATGATGCGGGATACCTGGGGCTTCCCAGACCCTGCGGATATGACGATGAAGCAGAGACATGGCGCCCGTTATCAGGGCATCCGCGTCTCCTTCGGCTATCCGGCCTGCCCGGATCTGGAGGATCAAGGGCCGCTGTTTAAGCTGATGTCGCCAGAGGACATTGGAGTCCAATTGACGGAAGGATTTATGATGGAGCCTGAGGCATCCGTGTCCGCGATGGTCTTCGCCCATCCTGAAGCGCAGTATTTTAATGTTGAGAAAGCCTGA
- a CDS encoding FixH family protein, which produces MLRPFAKWVLLFLLIAGALTGCSSGKNNHSGMNMSKMSMEPIKVELSWSPPAATVNQEITFEARVTQGGEPVDDAKEVRFEIVNTADAAKKLELTGKPVGEGNYTAEGMLAEAGSYSVTSHVTARTQHSMPTKSLTVEP; this is translated from the coding sequence ATGCTGAGACCATTCGCAAAATGGGTTCTATTGTTCCTGTTAATTGCCGGAGCACTCACAGGCTGTTCTTCTGGGAAAAACAATCATTCCGGTATGAATATGTCAAAGATGTCAATGGAGCCGATCAAGGTCGAGCTCTCGTGGAGTCCGCCAGCGGCGACGGTTAATCAAGAAATCACCTTTGAAGCCAGAGTGACTCAGGGTGGCGAGCCAGTGGACGATGCCAAGGAAGTACGGTTTGAAATTGTAAATACTGCTGATGCGGCAAAAAAACTTGAGCTAACAGGGAAGCCGGTCGGCGAAGGGAATTATACGGCTGAAGGGATGCTGGCAGAGGCGGGAAGCTATAGTGTGACCTCGCATGTAACTGCGCGAACGCAGCACTCGATGCCGACAAAATCATTGACCGTAGAGCCGTAG
- a CDS encoding HAD family hydrolase — protein sequence MPIAAVLFDLDDTLLWDERSIEEAFEYACKAAGEAVDPKELEAAVRREARILYESYETFPFTQMIGINPFEALWANFTAGEQEQFRKLEELAPNYRKESWRRGLAAVGIDDESLAETLAARFASERRSRPYMYEETLEVLAALRGQVKLLLLTNGCPALQQEKLDGVPELIPFFDHIVISGTFGKGKPDVAIFEHALKRLDIAPEQGIMVGDKLTTDIRGGLAAGLTTVWINRTGKPSDPEITPHYEIKHLSELLPLVQSL from the coding sequence ATGCCGATAGCCGCCGTACTGTTTGATTTGGATGATACTCTTCTATGGGATGAGCGAAGCATTGAGGAAGCTTTTGAATACGCCTGCAAAGCGGCGGGCGAAGCCGTGGACCCGAAGGAATTGGAAGCTGCGGTCAGACGGGAGGCGAGAATTCTCTATGAGTCTTACGAGACCTTTCCTTTTACGCAGATGATCGGAATTAACCCGTTTGAAGCGCTGTGGGCGAATTTTACAGCCGGAGAGCAAGAGCAGTTCCGGAAGCTGGAGGAGCTTGCTCCAAATTACCGGAAGGAATCCTGGCGCCGCGGACTTGCGGCTGTGGGAATAGACGATGAGAGCCTGGCGGAGACACTTGCTGCGCGCTTTGCCTCGGAACGCCGCAGCCGTCCTTACATGTATGAAGAGACGCTGGAAGTTCTGGCTGCGCTTCGCGGGCAGGTAAAGCTGCTGCTGCTGACCAACGGCTGTCCGGCCCTACAGCAGGAGAAGCTGGATGGCGTACCTGAGCTGATTCCTTTCTTTGATCATATTGTCATTTCCGGGACATTTGGGAAGGGCAAGCCGGACGTGGCGATTTTTGAGCATGCGCTGAAGCGCCTGGATATTGCACCAGAGCAGGGAATTATGGTCGGAGACAAGCTTACGACTGACATTCGCGGCGGTTTGGCTGCAGGACTTACTACGGTATGGATCAATCGCACCGGCAAACCATCCGACCCGGAAATTACCCCTCATTATGAAATCAAGCATTTGTCGGAGCTGCTTCCTTTGGTTCAAAGTCTCTAA
- a CDS encoding DUF896 domain-containing protein — translation MNIDELVNRINELARKQKSVGLNEEELAERAKLREIYLGNVRRNFRAQLESIEIVDDKGNERDGNRNLH, via the coding sequence ATGAACATAGATGAACTGGTTAATCGCATTAATGAGCTGGCGCGCAAGCAAAAGAGCGTCGGACTTAATGAAGAGGAATTGGCTGAACGCGCCAAGCTTCGGGAGATATACCTTGGCAATGTACGCCGCAATTTCCGCGCTCAATTGGAGTCGATTGAAATTGTGGATGACAAAGGAAATGAACGAGACGGCAACAGAAACCTTCATTAA
- the yneA gene encoding cell division suppressor protein YneA: MLKYSTYHSIYNETPGAASACRSSVSDHMNPSVINTKALIKKARIVLKQQAVFKLMIVLLLIISGFTVVSQVFASSASSLQQEKRIVVEPGDTLWSIALKNKSSDMKTIVYVDAIKRHNNLNGSDIQAGDILSIPIYK; encoded by the coding sequence ATGTTGAAATATAGTACATACCACAGCATTTATAATGAGACACCGGGGGCAGCCTCGGCGTGCCGGAGTTCTGTTTCTGACCATATGAACCCATCTGTAATTAACACTAAAGCGCTCATCAAGAAAGCCCGTATCGTATTGAAACAGCAAGCAGTTTTTAAGCTGATGATTGTGCTCCTTCTAATTATTTCAGGATTTACCGTGGTAAGCCAGGTGTTTGCCAGTTCGGCATCTTCGCTGCAGCAGGAGAAGCGGATTGTAGTGGAGCCCGGCGATACACTTTGGAGTATAGCTCTTAAGAATAAATCTTCCGATATGAAAACTATCGTATATGTTGATGCTATTAAACGACATAATAATTTGAACGGTTCCGATATTCAGGCTGGAGATATATTGTCAATTCCCATATACAAATGA
- the lexA gene encoding transcriptional repressor LexA, whose amino-acid sequence MSKISSRQLAILEFIRNEVRSKGYPPSVREIGEAVGLASSSTVHGHLDRLEKKGLIRRDPTKPRAIELLGQEDSENVHQFVQTVARVPVVGKVTAGVPITATENIEDYFPLPTHYVGDNKVFMLSVMGDSMIEAGIMNGDYVIVRQQQTADNGDIVVAMTEDDEATVKTFYKERDHIRLQPENPAYEPLRLNRVSILGKVIGLFRDIH is encoded by the coding sequence ATGTCAAAGATTTCGAGTCGCCAGCTGGCGATCCTGGAATTTATACGTAACGAAGTTCGCAGCAAGGGGTATCCGCCTTCCGTCCGGGAAATTGGAGAAGCGGTCGGCCTGGCATCCAGTTCTACCGTACACGGGCATCTTGACCGACTGGAGAAGAAAGGGCTTATCCGCCGTGATCCCACGAAACCGCGTGCTATTGAACTGCTGGGTCAGGAAGACTCCGAAAATGTCCATCAGTTCGTACAGACCGTTGCCCGAGTGCCGGTTGTTGGCAAGGTGACTGCGGGTGTACCTATCACAGCTACAGAGAATATTGAAGATTATTTCCCCCTTCCCACCCATTACGTTGGAGATAACAAGGTCTTCATGCTTTCCGTTATGGGCGACAGCATGATCGAAGCCGGCATCATGAACGGAGATTACGTCATAGTCCGCCAGCAGCAGACCGCCGATAACGGTGATATCGTGGTCGCTATGACGGAAGACGATGAAGCCACCGTCAAGACCTTCTATAAGGAGCGCGATCATATTCGCCTGCAGCCTGAAAATCCGGCCTATGAGCCGCTCCGGCTTAACCGAGTGAGTATTTTGGGTAAGGTAATTGGATTGTTCCGAGACATCCATTAA
- a CDS encoding L,D-transpeptidase produces MPNYRIIVDLSQRMLYLLDNDKVVRGFPVGIGKMLTQTPEGEYTIVNKQANPGGPFGAFWMGLSKPHYGIHGTNNPASIGHQVSHGCIRMHNAAVLELARIVPLHTRVTIRQ; encoded by the coding sequence ATGCCTAATTATCGGATCATTGTCGATTTATCCCAGCGCATGCTGTATCTTCTGGATAACGATAAAGTCGTTCGGGGCTTCCCCGTAGGGATCGGAAAAATGCTGACCCAGACACCCGAGGGCGAATATACTATCGTTAATAAGCAGGCAAATCCAGGCGGACCATTCGGTGCATTCTGGATGGGACTTTCCAAGCCCCATTACGGCATTCATGGAACCAATAATCCCGCGTCTATCGGTCATCAGGTTTCGCACGGATGCATCCGGATGCATAATGCCGCCGTTCTCGAGCTGGCCCGGATCGTCCCGCTTCATACGAGGGTTACCATCCGGCAATAA
- a CDS encoding spore coat protein gives MPLGSHEAHELNELLLSCTNSIQNMALFLSQAKDPELKDMIARHYAVHVQDYNMKVEFANQSFSQDTLNVPALQMSTGISMSTSQYPPLEPKVQLQQLDDRAIATSYLLTLKRAGREYAYSAFECSTPQLRTFLEDAFRMCSHQAFEVWQYMARKGEYPVIMASNEAINAMQQIYQSVPEQQPGKLYN, from the coding sequence ATGCCATTAGGCTCACATGAAGCCCACGAATTAAATGAACTTCTGCTTAGCTGTACGAACTCAATTCAGAATATGGCGTTGTTTCTGAGTCAGGCGAAAGACCCTGAACTCAAAGATATGATCGCCCGTCATTACGCGGTCCATGTGCAGGATTACAATATGAAGGTGGAATTTGCGAACCAGTCATTCTCGCAGGATACACTGAATGTTCCTGCCCTTCAGATGAGCACCGGAATCTCCATGTCTACAAGCCAGTACCCGCCGCTCGAGCCCAAAGTTCAGCTTCAACAGTTGGATGACCGCGCAATTGCAACTTCATATTTGCTAACCTTAAAGCGCGCCGGACGCGAGTATGCCTATTCCGCATTTGAATGCTCCACGCCTCAGCTGCGCACTTTTCTGGAGGATGCCTTCCGGATGTGTTCTCATCAGGCATTTGAAGTATGGCAGTACATGGCCCGTAAGGGAGAGTATCCCGTAATTATGGCTTCCAACGAAGCGATAAATGCCATGCAGCAGATTTATCAATCCGTTCCGGAGCAACAGCCGGGCAAATTGTATAATTAA
- a CDS encoding DUF3231 family protein, with the protein MGILSGNSKDEPMHYGEIYSVWQSSMVAKGTVSFYRAYLNHAGDKDLKKILGDLIDQAELEISECDKLLLDNGIATGPVMPERSHTKLEDIPVGARFTDPEIAAKIAADNAAGLVACSQIMGQSIREDIGALFAKYHLTKAALGARILKMNKEKGWLIPPPLQVKRPELVKA; encoded by the coding sequence ATGGGAATTTTAAGTGGTAACTCAAAGGATGAACCCATGCATTATGGTGAGATTTATAGTGTATGGCAGAGTTCTATGGTAGCGAAGGGTACAGTATCTTTTTATCGGGCATATTTAAATCACGCCGGAGATAAAGACTTAAAGAAAATACTGGGCGATCTTATCGATCAGGCAGAGCTGGAAATTAGCGAATGTGATAAATTGCTTTTGGATAACGGAATTGCTACCGGCCCGGTTATGCCTGAAAGATCTCACACTAAACTCGAGGATATTCCTGTCGGTGCAAGATTTACAGATCCTGAAATTGCCGCAAAAATTGCTGCAGATAATGCAGCCGGATTAGTCGCTTGCAGTCAAATAATGGGACAAAGCATCAGAGAAGATATTGGCGCTTTATTCGCCAAATACCATCTCACCAAAGCGGCCCTGGGTGCTCGAATTTTAAAAATGAACAAGGAAAAGGGTTGGCTTATTCCTCCCCCTCTGCAAGTGAAGCGGCCTGAGCTGGTTAAAGCTTAA
- the glnA gene encoding type I glutamate--ammonia ligase: MSFSKEDILRIAKEENVRFIRLQFTDLLGTVKNVEIPVSQLEKALENKMMFDGSSIEGYVRIEESDMYLYPDLDTWVIFPWVAEDRVARLICDVYMPDGTPFAGDPRGILKRCLKEAKEMGFTSMNVGPEPEFFLFQTDEKGNPTMELNDQGGYFDLAPMDLGENCRREIVLTLEEMGFEIEASHHEVAYGQHEIDFKYADAIKAADQIQTFKLVVKTVARQHGLHATFMPKPMFGMNGSGMHCHQSLFKGSENTFYEEKDELGLSDTARSYMAGLLKHARALAAITNPTVNSYKRLVPGYEAPCYVAWSASNRSPMIRIPASRGLSTRIEVRNPDPAANPYLALAVMLKAGLDGIKRQLDLPAPIDRNIYIMSEEERIEEGIPSLPADLKEALGELIRNPVITDALGEHALAHFYELKEIEWDIYRTQVHDWERNQYITLY; encoded by the coding sequence GTGAGCTTTTCTAAAGAAGATATTTTGCGCATTGCCAAGGAAGAGAATGTCCGGTTCATTCGTCTCCAGTTTACCGATCTGCTCGGTACGGTTAAGAATGTGGAAATTCCCGTCAGCCAACTGGAGAAGGCTCTGGAGAACAAAATGATGTTTGATGGCTCTTCCATCGAAGGCTATGTCCGCATCGAAGAATCCGATATGTATTTATATCCCGATCTCGACACTTGGGTAATCTTTCCATGGGTGGCCGAAGACCGCGTTGCGCGTCTTATTTGTGATGTCTATATGCCAGACGGAACTCCGTTTGCCGGTGATCCGCGCGGTATTTTGAAACGCTGTCTTAAAGAAGCGAAAGAAATGGGCTTTACTTCCATGAACGTTGGACCGGAACCTGAATTTTTCCTGTTCCAGACCGATGAGAAGGGTAATCCGACAATGGAACTTAACGATCAAGGCGGCTATTTCGACCTTGCTCCGATGGACCTCGGAGAGAACTGCCGTCGCGAAATCGTATTAACACTGGAAGAGATGGGCTTCGAAATCGAAGCTTCACACCATGAGGTCGCGTATGGCCAGCATGAAATCGACTTTAAGTATGCTGATGCGATCAAGGCAGCCGACCAGATCCAGACGTTCAAGCTGGTAGTGAAGACGGTAGCCCGCCAGCATGGGCTGCATGCCACATTTATGCCTAAGCCTATGTTCGGTATGAACGGCTCGGGTATGCACTGCCACCAATCGCTGTTTAAAGGCAGCGAGAACACCTTCTACGAAGAAAAAGATGAGCTTGGTCTCAGCGATACTGCGCGCAGCTATATGGCAGGCCTGCTGAAGCATGCGCGTGCGCTTGCCGCAATCACGAACCCTACGGTGAACTCGTACAAGCGCCTGGTTCCAGGATATGAAGCCCCTTGCTATGTTGCCTGGTCGGCTAGCAACCGCAGCCCGATGATCCGTATTCCGGCTTCCAGAGGACTCAGCACGCGCATTGAAGTCCGGAACCCGGACCCGGCAGCCAATCCTTACCTCGCGTTGGCGGTTATGCTGAAAGCAGGTCTGGATGGCATCAAGCGGCAGCTTGACCTTCCTGCTCCTATTGACCGCAACATCTACATTATGTCTGAAGAAGAGCGGATCGAGGAAGGCATCCCGAGTCTGCCAGCGGATCTTAAGGAAGCGTTAGGTGAACTGATCCGCAATCCCGTAATCACTGACGCTCTTGGGGAGCATGCTCTGGCCCATTTCTATGAACTGAAGGAAATCGAGTGGGATATCTATCGCACACAGGTTCATGACTGGGAAAGAAACCAATACATCACGCTGTACTAA
- a CDS encoding MerR family transcriptional regulator: MGDEIRRNMALFPIGIVMKLTDLSARQIRYYEQHSLIVPARTSGNQRLFSFNDVERLLEIKALIEKGVNIAGIKQVMNPVSKESEEATVITPDTEVRRRELSDSQLHRLLKQELVSGKRPGQVSLIQGELSRFFNK, translated from the coding sequence ATGGGTGATGAAATCCGCAGAAATATGGCGTTATTTCCTATTGGAATTGTAATGAAACTTACCGATTTGTCGGCACGGCAAATCCGCTATTATGAACAGCATAGTCTGATTGTTCCGGCGCGTACCTCGGGCAACCAGCGATTATTCTCTTTTAACGATGTGGAGCGCTTGCTGGAAATCAAGGCTTTGATTGAAAAAGGGGTTAATATTGCCGGTATCAAGCAGGTTATGAACCCGGTCTCCAAGGAATCCGAAGAAGCTACCGTCATTACCCCCGATACGGAGGTCCGGCGGCGCGAGCTGTCCGATTCCCAGCTCCACAGGCTGCTCAAGCAGGAGTTGGTTTCCGGAAAAAGGCCGGGACAAGTATCTCTCATTCAAGGGGAGTTATCCCGGTTTTTCAATAAATAA